In the Euphorbia lathyris chromosome 5, ddEupLath1.1, whole genome shotgun sequence genome, one interval contains:
- the LOC136230254 gene encoding transcription factor RAX3-like, whose amino-acid sequence MGRAPCCDKANVKKGPWSPEEDGKLKSYIEENGTGGNWIALPQKIGLRRCGKSCRLRWLNYLRPNIKHGGFSEEEDNIICSLYVNIGSRWSIIAAQLPGRTDNDIKNYWNTRLKKKLLGKQRKEQRPQFRRASHSHSHRQEIKLETHSFTAPAGSMNPQMDAYWPELPSQVMPVMRSPIEAQDSSLVSSDDQESLKSLLIKLGGRFSDQTSTMYCQEQTYMVSSSSMNSADTSGSQLTNNNNYGIPMFEGYGDLTMELDEMELYGSQGMGNVRCLDYPQLVSEFENCLQNVPQDQDQDHSSFEVSSYFGPQ is encoded by the exons ATGGGGAGAGCTCCTTGCTGTGATAAAGCTAATGTCAAGAAAGGTCCATGGTCACCGGAGGAAGATGGAAAGCTCAAATCctatattgaagaaaatggcaCCGGCGGCAACTGGATTGCCTTGCCTCAAAAGATTG gaCTTAGGAGATGTGGAAAGAGTTGTAGACTTAGATGGCTGAATTATCTCCGGCCAAATATTAAACATGGAGGCTTTTCTGAGGAGGAAGATAACATTATTTGCAGTCTCTATGTTAATATTGGAAGCAG GTGGTCTATTATTGCTGCACAATTACCTGGAAGGACTGATAATGATATTAAGAACTACTGGAACACAAGGCTTAAAAAGAAGCTCTTAGGTAAGCAAAGGAAAGAGCAGCGTCCTCAATTCCGGCGAGCTAGTCACAGCCACAGCCACAGGCAAGAGATCAAGCTAGAAACTCACAGTTTTACAGCTCCGGCGGGGTCCATGAATCCTCAAATGGATGCTTACTGGCCGGAGCTTCCTTCTCAGGTGATGCCAGTGATGAGAAGTCCAATTGAAGCTCAAGATTCTAGTTTGGTATCATCAGATGATCAAGAATCTCTGAAGAGCTTACTGATCAAACTAGGAGGAAGATTTTCCGACCAGACAAGTACTATGTATTGTCAAGAGCAGACATACATGGTTTCTTCGTCTTCCATGAATTCTGCAGACACTAGTGGTTCTCAATTgaccaataataataattatggaATTCCTatgtttgaaggatatggagatCTAACAATGGAGCTAGATGAGATGGAATTGTACGGAAGTCAAGGAATGGGAAATGTAAGATGTTTAGATTATCCTCAACTTGTTTCTGAGTTTGAAAATTGCCTACAAAACGTACCacaagatcaagatcaagatcaTTCCTCCTTTGAAGTTTCAAGTTACTTTGGTCCACAATAA